In one window of Vanrija pseudolonga chromosome 5, complete sequence DNA:
- the PGUG_02777 gene encoding Extracellular exo-inulinase gives MILRSCLLGGTLLLSARLASGADSVPALVPTPTSGAAPPAGLTPFATSTHQYAQGIPTGQAIRGDYGGELRPRVHYSPPVGYLSDPNGLFKDDNGTWHVYYQYNPSAPLPGLGNWGHATSPDLYAWTNAPIALHPPASDTGIGNGSVVLDANNTSGLGSVVAFYTLNSTVALAGSTDGGYTFTPAGTVNVRGRDPRVTRVGSDWVLAVARDSRVAFYTSGDLKSWSYASDFAGSGRLAAPSLAKVGDSYLLIVTTTDAPLGGETQVYYVGEFAGGAFTPSAGPTPVEWGKDASGGIVDPSGGVAISWANNVQYAARVPTAGESWRGALTLPRAVSLVKGASGTTTLSLAPYGLDAARGDQLASAHGDGQWKWDAGLNASATGTVLLEINVTAGATLNYTFSGGGSVSGGVSASELWIDRGTANGFNSTSFTPRLATPWTQRNATLLVVLDRSVLEVFVDGTAATAVFYPSSPLTHLELAANGAVSAALWDLHGGFEGDGTGGAVRRRWRKRGTRGPGGGVAGG, from the exons ATGATACTCCGAAGCTGTCTTTTGGGcggcacgctgctgctgagcgcGCGCCTGGCCTCCGGGGCAGACAGCGTCCCCGCACTCGTCCCCACCCCGACGTCtggcgccgccccgcccgcaggCCTGACGCCCttcgcgacctcgacgcacCAGTACGCGCAGGGCATCCCGACGGGCCAGGCGATCCGGGGGGATTATGGCGGCGAGTTGAGGCCGAGGGTGCACTATAGTCCGCCGGTG GGATACCTCTCCGACCCGAACGGCTTGTTCAAGGACGACAACGGCACATGGCATGTGTATTACCAGT ACAAcccctcggccccgctcCCAGGCCTAGGCAACTGGGGCcacgcgacctcgcccgATCTGTACGCGTGGACGAACGCGCCGATCGCGCTGCACCCGCCTGCAAGCGACACAGGCATAGGGAACGGCAGcgtggtgctcgacgcgaACAATACCAGCGGGCTCGGGAGCGTCGTGGCGTTCTACACGCTCAACTCGACCGTGGCGCTCGCTGGGTCAACGGACGGGGGGTATACCTTCACACCGGCGGGCACAGTCAATGTCCGCGGGCGGGATCCGCGGGTCACGCGGGTCGGCAGCGACTGGGTGctcgccgtggcgcgcgactcgcgcgTCGCGTTCTACACGAGTGGCGATCTGAAGAGCTGGAGCTACGCAAGCGACTTTGCCGGCTCCGGCCGGCTTgcagcgccgagcttggcgaaGGTCGGCGACAGCTACCTCCTCATCGTGACCacgaccgacgcgccgctcggcggcgaaACGCAGGTATACTACGTCGGCGAGTTCGCCGGCGGGGCCTTCACCCCCAGCGCGGGGCCGACACCAGTCGAGTGGGGCAAGGACGCGAGCGGGGGGATCGTCGAcccgagcggcggcgtcgcgatcTCCTGGGCGAACAACGTGCAGTATGCTGCGCGGGTACCGACTGCCGGCGAgtcgtggcgcggcgcgctgacCCTGCCCCGCGCGGTGAGCCTCGTCAAGGGCGCCagcggcacgacgacgctgtcgctcgcgccgtacggcctcgacgcggcgcgcggggaccagctggcgagcgcgcacggcgacggACAGTGGAAGTGGGACGCGGGGCTGAACGCTTCTGCGACCGGCACCGTGCTCCTCGAGATCAACGtcacggccggcgcgaccctCAACTATACCTTTTCTGGGGGCGGGTCCGTCTCtggcggcgtgagcgccaGCGAGCTGTGGATCGACCGCGGCACCGCGAACGGGTTCAACTCGACGAGCTTCACGCCGCGGCTTGCCACGCCGTGGACGCAGCGCAACGCcacgctcctcgtcgtgctcgaccgcAGCGTGCTTGAGGTGTTTGTCGATggcaccgccgcgacggccgtcttctacccctcgtcgccgctcacccacctcgagctggccgccaacggcgccgtgtcggccgcgcTGTGGGACCTGCACGGCGGGTTCGAGGGCGACGGTACGGGCGGGGCCgtgcgccggcggtggcggaaGCGGGGCACGCGTgggccgggcggcggggtcgctGGAGGATGA